The following proteins are encoded in a genomic region of Gimesia algae:
- a CDS encoding sulfatase family protein produces the protein MPARHWIPFFAFVTMLCLTVTEQAEAKQPNFVFIIADDCTFRDIGCYGGQAHTPHIDRLATEGMRFTRCFQAAPMCSPTRHNIYTGQYPVKTGAYPNHTQANRGTKSIVHYLKPLGYRVALTGKSHVGSQAVFPFEKPDGDGLVAAADNFFRKCQGRDDPFCIFFCSREPHTPWDQGDPTRYDASQLKLPPYFVDTPETREAMTRYLAEITVFDEEVGGILKQLDQHGLRDNTLVIVVSEQGSSMPFAKWTCYDSGLQSAMIARWPGKIQPGTVNDAMIEYVDLVPTYVEAAGGTPAPVLDGKSLLPVFAGKQEHKDHVFGEMTTRGIINGSPTFGIRSVRSKNFKYIWNFTPEIEFRNVAMKSPEFKSWEAKATAGDADAAEKVRRYRKRLAIELYDIHKDPFEWHNLAGKPEYATVQAELKAELDAWMKHCGDQGQQTELEADQHTKFGGKKKKRKQK, from the coding sequence ATGCCTGCTCGACACTGGATTCCATTCTTTGCGTTTGTGACAATGCTCTGCTTGACAGTAACCGAACAGGCGGAAGCGAAGCAGCCCAACTTTGTCTTCATCATCGCCGACGATTGTACGTTTCGCGATATCGGCTGTTACGGCGGACAGGCACATACACCGCACATCGATCGGCTGGCGACTGAAGGCATGCGGTTCACGCGCTGCTTTCAGGCAGCTCCCATGTGCTCCCCCACGCGGCACAATATTTATACCGGCCAGTATCCCGTCAAGACCGGAGCCTACCCCAATCATACGCAGGCCAATCGTGGTACGAAAAGCATCGTGCACTACCTGAAACCGCTCGGCTATCGCGTGGCCCTCACGGGGAAAAGCCACGTCGGTTCGCAAGCCGTCTTCCCGTTTGAGAAACCGGATGGCGATGGACTGGTGGCAGCAGCCGACAACTTTTTCAGAAAATGCCAGGGACGCGACGATCCGTTCTGCATCTTCTTCTGCTCGCGGGAACCACACACGCCCTGGGATCAGGGAGATCCAACCCGCTACGACGCCAGCCAGTTGAAGCTCCCCCCCTACTTTGTCGATACGCCGGAAACACGCGAGGCCATGACCCGCTACCTGGCGGAAATCACCGTGTTCGACGAGGAAGTCGGCGGCATCCTCAAACAACTCGACCAGCACGGGCTCCGCGATAACACACTGGTCATCGTCGTCAGCGAGCAAGGCAGTAGCATGCCCTTCGCCAAGTGGACCTGTTACGATTCCGGCCTGCAGTCTGCAATGATTGCCCGCTGGCCCGGTAAAATTCAGCCCGGCACTGTCAACGACGCCATGATTGAATACGTTGACCTGGTGCCCACCTACGTGGAAGCCGCGGGAGGCACACCCGCTCCGGTACTCGATGGGAAAAGTCTGCTGCCGGTCTTCGCGGGTAAGCAGGAGCACAAGGACCATGTGTTCGGCGAAATGACAACACGGGGCATTATCAACGGTTCCCCCACGTTCGGCATTCGTTCCGTGCGTTCGAAAAACTTCAAGTACATCTGGAACTTTACACCGGAAATCGAATTTCGTAACGTCGCCATGAAATCGCCTGAATTCAAAAGCTGGGAAGCGAAAGCCACCGCCGGCGATGCCGACGCAGCTGAAAAAGTCCGCCGCTACAGAAAACGCCTCGCGATAGAACTCTACGACATCCACAAAGATCCATTCGAATGGCATAACCTGGCCGGCAAACCGGAGTACGCAACTGTGCAGGCCGAACTGAAAGCAGAGCTGGACGCCTGGATGAAACACTGCGGCGACCAAGGCCAGCAGACCGAACTCGAAGCCGACCAGCACACAAAATTCGGCGGTAAAAAAAAGAAACGGAAGCAGAAATGA